The Porites lutea chromosome 9, jaPorLute2.1, whole genome shotgun sequence sequence ACAGGGGAACAAAataaatacccccccccccctccctttccTCCTTCTTCTCCCttattatttttcatatcaaaattaataaatgataaaCTGAATAGGTACTTTATGTGGACTGATCCGGTATGGTGTATTCAAGTGCTGGAAGTTCAGATTTGCCCTTGATCTTCGGTTGGAGacacttgagcttttccactttgcttTCTAGCGGCTTTATAAAGGACTTATACCTGTTCAACATCTTTGCTAAATTAAGTAAGACCCTCTCTCAATACAAGCCCTCTTCCCTACTAAGCCCCCGCCCCGAAACGTGCTTTAAAAGAAAGCCCCTCTCGGGGGGGAGATCAAAAGATGATATAGGGTAAATTAATTCTTCAGTGAGGATATTTATAAGCGAAGCACTTAACCCTTAACATACCCCTTGCGGACATCACTACGGCCTCTGCCACGACCTCTGGGACGACCAGCAGCACTGCCTCTGCTACGACCAGCACGACGGTTAGTAGGCTGATCTGCAGCAGGGGCAATGCGCCCTACACAAACACAAACATACATTTCAGTACTCAGGCTACTGGCTACTTCAATGTTTTTGAAACCCCTGACTAGTTCAatcataaacaaaaacaaagaacagttGCACTAAAAATTTTATGCCATAAAAAATATAGAATTAATTACTTACGACGTCGTGCAGGAGGAGGAGCTGGGCCGTAGAAATTGGCCGGATCATGAGGACctactaaacaaaacaaacataatattattattgatatgaTTCAATGACAATAACAGCATACAAAAACTACCGGCTATATTGAGTTACTGTTTACAATGATAATTAAATAATACTGACCTGAAAGAATCGCTTCTACTTCTTGAACCAGGGGTGTAGCTGGGGGAGCTACAGAAGCAGCCGAAGTAACAAGAGGTGCAGGTGTTGCGGGAGTAGGCAACACGACAGATGGATTGTCtgcaccatcatcatcaccgtcaGCATCTTCATCACTTtgataatgaaataaataaaacataaaactaTATTTATCCATAAAAATAGCCGGGTAATAAGCggaaaaaagaagcaaaattttCTCATCACTACAACTCAAATatacaagtgaaaaaaaatatataaaatatttcaaactttgctaaaaaaatgaatgaaagaagaaataggaagtttttttgtaaaactCTACAGttccgttaaaaaaaaaaagataatgcTGCCGTTGCTAAGGAAAAATTCGAAAGAATTGCGTTGCCTAGCAGTACCACGCAAAGTTCGCGTCACCACGTGAAGCTTCGCGTCCCCACGTGATTTACGCGTTCCATCGAGTAAATcgcaaaatatgaaaaaaaaggatACCGTTGGCCCAATAGATCAAACTTGAGGAACACAAATATAAACTTGGAGATCTATTTCAACTAGAATACAAGTTTCGATCGCATGAAGGCCGATCGAAACGACAAATTCCTACATTTCGAAAACAACGCTCTTCAAGCGAAGCACATGCGAAGCGAGTGTGATGGAACTTCAACGAAGAACTTACCTCAAATTTTCGTCCAAGTCGTAAAGCTGGCGGTCCAGATCGCTTTCTTCTCCACTTGACATCCCTTCACTACCGCTTTCATCCTCGAAAATTTGTTGCAGAGCCTCGTCTCTGGTAAAAAGTCGCTCTCGCGTTCTCCTACTACCGGACGCCATTTCACTCCCACATTCAAAAAAATCGATCGCTGCCCCCACTGCCTTATATGGCATGAAACTCGGTCTGTGATTGGCTAAATCTGTTAACTTCCTGTGAGCCAAATTTGGAGGCAATCGGAAGTAACGCGATTTTTTGCGAGTGTTTTTTCGTGATCGATGTCACAACATCGACGGCCCTAGCCGCCGGAGACAATGAGTTAATTAAGAGTAGCTGCCAAACACTTCCAAATTAGGGTGTTTTGGCACTATAAAACATGATAATTTTGCGGCACTGCTAAATCAAAATCATTAAGGCAACGCTAATTTTGGAAATGTGTTCAACATTATACGGACCTGCCTATGTATGAAAAAGACAAAGATTTTTTAAGGAGGAGGGAAGCCGCAATTTTTTTGTCCTT is a genomic window containing:
- the LOC140947957 gene encoding uncharacterized protein codes for the protein MASGSRRTRERLFTRDEALQQIFEDESGSEGMSSGEESDLDRQLYDLDENLSDEDADGDDDGADNPSVVLPTPATPAPLVTSAASVAPPATPLVQEVEAILSVGPHDPANFYGPAPPPARRRRIAPAADQPTNRRAGRSRGSAAGRPRGRGRGRSDVRKGYVKG